A single Amia ocellicauda isolate fAmiCal2 chromosome 9, fAmiCal2.hap1, whole genome shotgun sequence DNA region contains:
- the LOC136758338 gene encoding cilia- and flagella-associated protein 263-like has protein sequence MDQKCYIAQLELAEMEKDMQRSREESEAEIDHYKAIIEAADIRLLQIKKERDFVKPKKGDMMVAEKVTRYIQDRTRAKETLVESLQLKNAALRERLKNLEMQLKECLFTVYPSWQKEQRHEAPHKRDKLEKEKRKLKEELHEKDKELQVLNLKYRNMLQVLKSNKKQLQNAMCESDRLDREISAQNEMLVKLDSECLQAEKERAEAEAENQRLHSQLSEYQVPDVLEYAKCIARHHEDAYTNQLT, from the exons ATGGACCAGAAATGTTACATAGCTCAGCTGGAGCTGGCGGAGATGGAGAAGGACATGCAGAGGTCTCGTGAGGAGTCAGAGGCAGAAATTGATCACTACAAG GCCATCATAGAAGCTGCAGATATCCGTCTCCTTCAGATCAAGAAAGAACGCGACTTTGTGAAACCGAAGAAAGGAGACATGATGGTAGCGGAAAAGGTCACACGTTACATTCAGGACCGAACTCGGGCCAAG GAGACCCTTGTAGAGAGTCTGCAACTGAAAAATGCAGCCCTGAGAGAGCGGCTGAAGAACCTCGAAATGCAGCTAAAAGAG TGTCTTTTTACTGTTTACCCCTCCTGGCAGAAGGAACAGAGGCATGAAGCTCCGCACAAAAGGGACaagttagaaaaagaaaaacggaaaTTAAAAGAGGAGTTGCATGAGAAGGACAAGGAACTCCAGGTTCTCAATCTAAAGTATCGAAACATGCTTCAGGTCCTCAAGTCTAACAAG AAACAGCTACAGAACGCTATGTGTGAATCAGACCGACTTGACAGAGAGATCTCTGCACAGAATGAAATGCTGGTGAAGCTAGACAGTGAATGCCTGCAGGCAGAAAAG GAGCGAGCCGAGGCGGAGGCTGAGAACCAGAGACTGCACAGTCAGCTCTCCGAGTACCAAGTGCCAGATGTTCTGGAGTATGCCAAATGCATCGCTCGACATCATGAG GATGCCTACACAAACCAGCTGACGTAG